A single window of Nocardioides kongjuensis DNA harbors:
- a CDS encoding ROK family transcriptional regulator: protein MTRSPIITVSRGRFSSTATQVLEQVRTAGRASRDEIAAATGLSIATVGRTAALLVERGLLRERPDLARPGATGRPGVPVEIDADHYVTIGVHVGRRIATVALGDLTGRVLASTTVRRPLGAEPDLEQLSREAATLLGSHPGRVPLAAGLVAPWREIGLVPSERETELHELTGLPVRTGDHISAVAAAEFLHRRQGRGSTGGLTLYLYARDTFGWSVAVDRGVQTDVTRAASLTHFPTGADVPCTCGRSGCLAVAVDVLPAVERARTLGAMAGSVRDMLSPDQVVLVGQAFTGDPGLLDVIVTAYEEHTALDHRVPVSFTRFGSDIQAISACTVALGPVLDDPLACVELTGVEADGACRPGA, encoded by the coding sequence ATGACGCGCTCACCGATCATCACCGTGTCCCGCGGCCGGTTCAGCTCCACGGCGACCCAGGTCCTCGAGCAGGTCCGCACCGCGGGCCGCGCCTCGCGCGACGAGATCGCCGCCGCCACCGGCCTGAGCATCGCCACCGTCGGGCGCACCGCCGCCCTGCTCGTCGAGCGCGGCCTGCTCCGCGAGCGACCCGACCTGGCCCGGCCCGGCGCGACCGGCCGGCCCGGCGTCCCCGTCGAGATCGACGCCGACCACTACGTCACGATCGGCGTCCACGTCGGGCGCCGGATCGCCACCGTCGCGCTCGGCGACCTCACCGGACGCGTCCTCGCCTCGACGACCGTACGCCGCCCGCTCGGAGCCGAGCCCGACCTCGAGCAGCTCAGCCGCGAGGCCGCGACGCTGCTCGGCTCCCACCCCGGCCGGGTGCCGCTCGCGGCCGGTCTGGTCGCGCCCTGGCGGGAGATCGGCCTGGTCCCGAGCGAGCGCGAGACCGAGCTGCACGAGCTCACCGGTCTCCCGGTCCGCACCGGCGACCACATCTCCGCGGTCGCGGCCGCCGAGTTCCTGCACCGCCGCCAGGGACGCGGCAGCACCGGAGGTCTCACGCTCTACCTGTACGCCCGCGACACCTTCGGCTGGTCGGTCGCGGTCGACCGCGGCGTGCAGACCGACGTCACCCGGGCCGCCAGCCTGACCCACTTCCCCACCGGCGCGGACGTCCCGTGCACCTGCGGCCGCTCGGGCTGCCTGGCGGTGGCGGTCGACGTGCTGCCTGCCGTGGAGCGGGCCCGCACCCTCGGCGCGATGGCCGGCTCGGTGCGCGACATGCTCTCCCCCGACCAGGTGGTCCTGGTCGGCCAGGCCTTCACCGGCGACCCCGGCCTGCTCGACGTCATCGTCACGGCCTACGAGGAGCACACCGCCCTCGACCACCGGGTCCCCGTGTCGTTCACCCGCTTCGGCAGCGACATCCAGGCGATCAGCGCCTGCACCGTCGCCCTCGGTCCCGTCCTCGACGACCCGCTCGCCTGTGTCGAGCTCACCGGTGTCGAGGCGGACGGCGCGTGTCGACCCGGCGCCTGA